Proteins from a genomic interval of Oncorhynchus mykiss isolate Arlee chromosome 21, USDA_OmykA_1.1, whole genome shotgun sequence:
- the LOC110500688 gene encoding UDP-glucuronosyltransferase 2B15 isoform X2, which yields MTTTNGTLSIPAVDSRPTTLCEILGKADIWLIRTYWDFEYPRPFLPNFKFVGGLHCKPAKLLSKAMEDFVQSSGDDGIVVFSLGSMIKNLTKERGNTIATALGQIPQKVLWRYSGEKPETLAPNTRVYEWIPQNDLLGHPKTKAFVTHGGTNGLYESIYHGVPMVGIPLFADQPDNIIHMKNKGAAVMVDFNKMTSKDLVDGLNSVINDPSYKASMMRLSRIHHDQPMKPLDTAVFWIEFVMRNKGAKHLRVEAHNLSWYQYHSLDVAAALLTIVALVIVVSIKTCIFCFRKCCKKTKSRQKTE from the exons ATGACGACGACAAATGGAACATTGTCGATCCCCGCTGTCGACA GCAGACCTACGACTTTATGCGAGATCTTGGGGAAGGCAGATATCTGGTTGATACGGACCTACTGGGACTTTGAGTATCCTCGACCTTTCCTTCCCAACTTTAAATTTGTGGGAGGCCTTCACTGCAAACCTGCAAAACTCCTTTCAAAA GCCATGGAGGACTTTGTGCAGAGTTCAGGAGATGATGGAATCGTGGTGTTTTCCCTGGGATCCATGATCAAGAACCTCACTAAAGAGAGGGGAAACACCATAGCCACTGCATTGGGACAAATACCACAGAAG GTGCTGtggagatacagtggggagaaaccAGAGACTCTCGCCCCCAACACAAGAGTTTATGAATGGATTCCACAAAATGATTTACTTG GTCATCCAAAGACCAAAGCCTTTGTCACCCACGGTGGGACTAACGGACTATATGAATCCATTTACCATGGAGTCCCAATGGTGGGCATCCCCTTGTTCGCTGACCAGCCAGACAATATCATCCACATGAAAAACAAGGGAGCTGCTGTAATGGTGGACTTCAACAAGATGACATCCAAAGACCTTGTGGATGGCCTCAACAGTGTGATCAATGATCCATC GTATAAAGCAAGCATGATGAGGCTGTCAAGAATCCACCACGACCAACCAATGAAACCCTTGGATACAGCTGTGTTCTGGATCGAGTTTGTGATGCGTAACAAAGGGGCTAAGCACTTGAGGGTGGAGGCCCATAACCTGAGCTGGTACCAGTACCACTCTCTAGATGTGGCAGCTGCTCTGCTCACCATAGTGGCACTTGTCATAGTTGTATCCATTAAAACATGCATTTTCTGCTTCCGCAAGTGCTGCAAGAAAA
- the LOC110500688 gene encoding UDP-glucuronosyltransferase 2B15 isoform X3: protein MEHCRSPLSTVICRPTTLCEILGKADIWLIRTYWDFEYPRPFLPNFKFVGGLHCKPAKLLSKAMEDFVQSSGDDGIVVFSLGSMIKNLTKERGNTIATALGQIPQKVLWRYSGEKPETLAPNTRVYEWIPQNDLLGHPKTKAFVTHGGTNGLYESIYHGVPMVGIPLFADQPDNIIHMKNKGAAVMVDFNKMTSKDLVDGLNSVINDPSYKASMMRLSRIHHDQPMKPLDTAVFWIEFVMRNKGAKHLRVEAHNLSWYQYHSLDVAAALLTIVALVIVVSIKTCIFCFRKCCKKTKSRQKTE, encoded by the exons ATGGAACATTGTCGATCCCCGCTGTCGACAGTAATTT GCAGACCTACGACTTTATGCGAGATCTTGGGGAAGGCAGATATCTGGTTGATACGGACCTACTGGGACTTTGAGTATCCTCGACCTTTCCTTCCCAACTTTAAATTTGTGGGAGGCCTTCACTGCAAACCTGCAAAACTCCTTTCAAAA GCCATGGAGGACTTTGTGCAGAGTTCAGGAGATGATGGAATCGTGGTGTTTTCCCTGGGATCCATGATCAAGAACCTCACTAAAGAGAGGGGAAACACCATAGCCACTGCATTGGGACAAATACCACAGAAG GTGCTGtggagatacagtggggagaaaccAGAGACTCTCGCCCCCAACACAAGAGTTTATGAATGGATTCCACAAAATGATTTACTTG GTCATCCAAAGACCAAAGCCTTTGTCACCCACGGTGGGACTAACGGACTATATGAATCCATTTACCATGGAGTCCCAATGGTGGGCATCCCCTTGTTCGCTGACCAGCCAGACAATATCATCCACATGAAAAACAAGGGAGCTGCTGTAATGGTGGACTTCAACAAGATGACATCCAAAGACCTTGTGGATGGCCTCAACAGTGTGATCAATGATCCATC GTATAAAGCAAGCATGATGAGGCTGTCAAGAATCCACCACGACCAACCAATGAAACCCTTGGATACAGCTGTGTTCTGGATCGAGTTTGTGATGCGTAACAAAGGGGCTAAGCACTTGAGGGTGGAGGCCCATAACCTGAGCTGGTACCAGTACCACTCTCTAGATGTGGCAGCTGCTCTGCTCACCATAGTGGCACTTGTCATAGTTGTATCCATTAAAACATGCATTTTCTGCTTCCGCAAGTGCTGCAAGAAAA
- the LOC110500688 gene encoding UDP-glucuronosyltransferase 2A1 isoform X1 — translation MVSGRLLMSMALLILCGCQGTHSGNVLVFPGEFSHWLNMRVILEELVERNHSVTVLVCSASPSVNYTKPEGFSFKVYNVPFERHDLESLQEDFLNFWIYEAQNASMLQVGLKIREVLGSMTALHLNMCDAMFHNKELMDTLRQWEFDAVLSDPMMPCSDLMADALNVPFIISLRFTFGMTMERHCGQIPAPPSFVPAPPLTYTDQMSFFERVHNFVTYMIHSSFFSIHCLQTIDKYYSGIKGRPTTLCEILGKADIWLIRTYWDFEYPRPFLPNFKFVGGLHCKPAKLLSKAMEDFVQSSGDDGIVVFSLGSMIKNLTKERGNTIATALGQIPQKVLWRYSGEKPETLAPNTRVYEWIPQNDLLGHPKTKAFVTHGGTNGLYESIYHGVPMVGIPLFADQPDNIIHMKNKGAAVMVDFNKMTSKDLVDGLNSVINDPSYKASMMRLSRIHHDQPMKPLDTAVFWIEFVMRNKGAKHLRVEAHNLSWYQYHSLDVAAALLTIVALVIVVSIKTCIFCFRKCCKKTKSRQKTE, via the exons ATGGTGTCTGGGAGGTTGTTGATGTCCATGGCCCTCCTCATTCTCTGTGGGTGTCAGGGCACACACAGTGGTAATGTGCTGGTCTTTCCTGGGGAGTTCAGTCACTGGCTCAACATGCGTGTGATCCTGGAAGAACTAGTGGAGCGAAACCATAGTGTCACAGTGCTGGTTTGCTCTGCCTCACCTTCAGTCAACTATACCAAACCAGAGGGTTTCAGCTTCAAGGTGTATAATGTTCCTTTTGAGAGACATGATTTGGAGTCTCTCCAGGAGGACTTCCTAAACTTCTGGATATACGAGGCTCAGAACGCCTCAATGTTGCAGGTGGGCCTGAAGATCCGGGAAGTGTTGGGAAGTATGACAGCTCTACATCTCAACATGTGTGATGCCATGTTCCACAACAAAGAGCTTATGGACACACTGAGACAGTGGGAGTTTGACGCAGTCCTTTCTGATCCAATGATGCCATGCAGTGACTTAATGGCAGATGCTCTTAACGTGCCTTTCATTATCTCGCTGAGGTTTACATTTGGCATGACTATGGAGAGGCACTGCGGGCAGATACCAGCGCCCCCCTCTTTTGTTCCTGCCCCCCCTTTGACGTACACAGACCAAATGAGTTTTTTTGAGCGGGTTCACAATTTTGTTACGTACATGATACATTCTAGCTTTTTCTCTATACACTGCCTACAGACCATTGATAAGTACTACAGTGGCATCAAGG GCAGACCTACGACTTTATGCGAGATCTTGGGGAAGGCAGATATCTGGTTGATACGGACCTACTGGGACTTTGAGTATCCTCGACCTTTCCTTCCCAACTTTAAATTTGTGGGAGGCCTTCACTGCAAACCTGCAAAACTCCTTTCAAAA GCCATGGAGGACTTTGTGCAGAGTTCAGGAGATGATGGAATCGTGGTGTTTTCCCTGGGATCCATGATCAAGAACCTCACTAAAGAGAGGGGAAACACCATAGCCACTGCATTGGGACAAATACCACAGAAG GTGCTGtggagatacagtggggagaaaccAGAGACTCTCGCCCCCAACACAAGAGTTTATGAATGGATTCCACAAAATGATTTACTTG GTCATCCAAAGACCAAAGCCTTTGTCACCCACGGTGGGACTAACGGACTATATGAATCCATTTACCATGGAGTCCCAATGGTGGGCATCCCCTTGTTCGCTGACCAGCCAGACAATATCATCCACATGAAAAACAAGGGAGCTGCTGTAATGGTGGACTTCAACAAGATGACATCCAAAGACCTTGTGGATGGCCTCAACAGTGTGATCAATGATCCATC GTATAAAGCAAGCATGATGAGGCTGTCAAGAATCCACCACGACCAACCAATGAAACCCTTGGATACAGCTGTGTTCTGGATCGAGTTTGTGATGCGTAACAAAGGGGCTAAGCACTTGAGGGTGGAGGCCCATAACCTGAGCTGGTACCAGTACCACTCTCTAGATGTGGCAGCTGCTCTGCTCACCATAGTGGCACTTGTCATAGTTGTATCCATTAAAACATGCATTTTCTGCTTCCGCAAGTGCTGCAAGAAAA